The DNA region CAACCGTTCTACCTCGAATTCGTCCAACTGACGCATGCCGTCGGCGTCCTTTCCTGTCCCGGAACGAGATTCACCCGCCCGCAGCCGAGACACGTTCAGCGTGCAGAGCCAGGGTCTTCCCGTGCGGCTGCGCGATCATCGCGAAGGCGAATTCGTCGGGCTGCAGGCACAATCGGACATCGTCGCGATGGACGCCTTGGTATCCGCGACGCACTCCCTGATCCAGGGCGGCCGCGGCGTGACTGTGACGCGCTCGGCGGATAAACGGTTCCGGATCCACGGCTGGGTCGGCGACGCATTCGGCGATGTACTGCGCGCAGGCCAGGTCCTCGGTAGCGGTCCCGTTGTCCCCGGTCACGACGAAGGTCACCTGCTCGGGTGCCGTGCGACGGAGCACGGCGGCGGTCGCGGCGGCCGTCGCGAACCCCGTGCACACGACGGTCCCCGCCTCGGCGACGGCGAGAGCGCCCACTGTTCCCGCGGTCGTCTTCATGACCAGCGTTCGGCCGGTCAGATTCAGCGCCGCGATCCGCCCGGGCGAGTTGGCCAGATCGAAACCGGGGACCGGCGCGCCGTCCCGGATGGTCACCCAGTCCGGATGCGCGGCTTTCGCGGCGAGCGCGTGGCCGTCCGACCGGGCGAGCACGATCCGGTCGGCTCCCCGTGCGAATGCCCAAGCTGCAGTGGTGAATGCACGCATGACGTCGACGACCACGGCAACCGAGGGAACCTCGGTCGGCTGATTGGGGCCGATGAGAATCGAGTGCACGGGTTCAGGCGGTGGTGTGGGCGACGGCCAGGAGGTGGGCGCTGGTGTGGATGAGGTGGGGGTCTTGTTCCATGAGGCGGGCGGATTCGAGGGCGGCGGGGGCGAGAGGGGGGAAGGCGGAGATGCCGGCGCGGTCGAGGGCTGGCCAGGCGGGTCCTTCGATGCCGTAGATCTGGATGTCGGTCAGGTGTGCGGATGCCAGTTCGGTGCGGAGTTCGTCGGCGGTGTGCCAGTGGGTGGGGACGAAACCGACGTGGCCGTCGTAGGAGCCGGTGGCGATGGTCCGACGGACGGCCGGCGTCAGGGTGTGGTCCAGGGTGCCGTCAGCGCCGGTCTCGAGGATCGACAGGTAGCGGCTGATGGCGGCGACGATCACGATGCCGCCGGGGCGCAGGACGCGGACGGACTCGGCGAGTGCGGTGGCGCGGTCGGCGGATTCGGTCAGGTGGTCGAGCGGGCCGAGCAGCAGGACGACATCGACGTCGGCTGCACCGGCCGGAAGATGCCGGGCATCTCCGACCTCGGCGGTGACGCCGGGGAAGCAACCCGGCTTGCGCCACATGCGCGGGCACCGGGTCGATCAGGTGGACGGTGTGGCCGTCACCGGCCAGCCAGCGCGCGTGCACTCCGGTCCCGCCGCCGACATCGAGGATCCGCGCAGGCGCGGTCACCTCACGGCGGATCAGCTCCTGGGTGCGGAGAGACTCCAGTCGGCCGTGTGGAGTCCGTGTCAGCCGGTCCTGCTCGGCCGCATCCGAATAGTGCCGGAAGAGTTCAGATGTCATCGGTCGCCCTAAAGCAGGAGATGGCCGGGCAGAGCCCCCGGAATGCGGTCGGCTCAGCCCGGTCGGCGTAATCCACTGTGCCACAATCGATCCGGACGGCCGATGAGGCCGGGGGAGAGGCGTTCACGCCGCGACTGTAGCGACCCTCGAAGGCGGTGGCCCGCTATCGGATCACGGTGATCGGGACCCGGCGATCGGTCGGCGCCCGAGGTAGTCCAACGACCGCACGGGCCCAGTCGACAAGTCGCCGCGGAGCCTCTCCCACATGGCAGTCCTCCATCAGCGCGCACAACCCAGCTGACCACGCGATCTTCGATCGCGTCGCACCGTGCGCGAAGTAATTGTCGACCACCGGGAACGAACGAGATGGCAGGCGCGGGACACGCAGTACAGTGCCGTGGTGGCTGTCACCGTGGAAATATTGACCGAGGTCGACGACGAGATCGTAGAAGCTTTCGGCCGGTTGTTGCCCCAGCTGTCGCAGACAGCGGCACAGTTGAGTCGGGAAACGTTGGCGCGGTTGGCCGCTGCCGAATCGACCACCGTCCTGGTCGCACGGAGCGACGGAAAGATCGTCGGGACGTTGAGCTTGGTGATGTTCCCGATCCCGTCGGGCCTTCGAGCACGGGTGGAGGATGTGGTGGTCGATGACGCGGCCCGGGGCCACGGCATCGGTGCCGCCTTGATCGAGGAGGCCAAGACTCGGGCCGGTGCTGCGGGTGCGCGGACACTGGATCTGACCTCGCGAGCTTCGCGGTCTGCCGCCAATCGCCTCTATGAACGGCTCGGATTTCAACCGCGCGATTCACGGGTCTACCGCTTCGCTCCGACCGCCTGATCCCACGGAACCCTCCGACGACGCACTACTTTGGCGCTGGGC from Nocardia tengchongensis includes:
- a CDS encoding GNAT family N-acetyltransferase; protein product: MAVTVEILTEVDDEIVEAFGRLLPQLSQTAAQLSRETLARLAAAESTTVLVARSDGKIVGTLSLVMFPIPSGLRARVEDVVVDDAARGHGIGAALIEEAKTRAGAAGARTLDLTSRASRSAANRLYERLGFQPRDSRVYRFAPTA
- a CDS encoding 2-phosphosulfolactate phosphatase encodes the protein MHSILIGPNQPTEVPSVAVVVDVMRAFTTAAWAFARGADRIVLARSDGHALAAKAAHPDWVTIRDGAPVPGFDLANSPGRIAALNLTGRTLVMKTTAGTVGALAVAEAGTVVCTGFATAAATAAVLRRTAPEQVTFVVTGDNGTATEDLACAQYIAECVADPAVDPEPFIRRARHSHAAAALDQGVRRGYQGVHRDDVRLCLQPDEFAFAMIAQPHGKTLALHAERVSAAGG
- a CDS encoding class I SAM-dependent methyltransferase is translated as MWRKPGCFPGVTAEVGDARHLPAGAADVDVVLLLGPLDHLTESADRATALAESVRVLRPGGIVIVAAISRYLSILETGADGTLDHTLTPAVRRTIATGSYDGHVGFVPTHWHTADELRTELASAHLTDIQIYGIEGPAWPALDRAGISAFPPLAPAALESARLMEQDPHLIHTSAHLLAVAHTTA